A section of the Natranaeroarchaeum aerophilus genome encodes:
- a CDS encoding NADP-dependent malic enzyme, whose product MGMDEDSLEYHEEEPPGKIEISTTKPTNTQRDLSLAYSPGVAAPCREIRDSAEDAYRYTAKGNLVGVISNGSAVLGLGDIGPAASKPVMEGKGVLFKRFADIDVFDIELDHSDPESFVESVAAMEPTFGGINLEDIAAPDCFEIEQQLSEQMDVPVFHDDQHGTAIISGAALLNACRVADKDVSDLKVVFSGAGASAISTARFYVSLGVKRENILMCDSSGIITGGRVEDGEINEYKQEFARDVPDGNLADALEGADVFVGLSVGGIVSQEMLRSMAADPIVFAMANPDPEISYEDAKAARDDSVIMATGRSDYPNQVNNVLGFPFLFRGALDVRASEINEEMKVAASEALAELARQDVPDAVVKAYGDEPIQFGPDYIIPKPLDPRVLFEVAPAVAEAAMDSGAARTEIDIPQYVEQLEARLGKSREMMRVVLNKAKSNPQRVALAEGGDEKIIRAAYQLQEQQIAEPVLIGNRDQIERTALDLGLEFDPEIVDPEKDDYEEYVDRLYELRQRKGVTRSEAEDMIRDSNYFASVMVESGDADAMLSGLTHHYPSALRPPLQIVGTAEDAEYAAGVYMLTFKNRVIFIADATVNQNPDEDVLAEVTEHTAELARSFNIEPRAALLSYSNFGSVDNEGTSKPREAAQRLQEDPAIDFPVDGEMQADTAVVEEMLHGTYEFSDLDEPANVLVFPNLEAGNISYKLLQRLGGAEAIGPMLVGMDKPVHVLQRDDEVKDIVNLAGVAVVDAQNE is encoded by the coding sequence ATGGGAATGGACGAGGACTCACTGGAGTATCACGAGGAAGAACCGCCGGGAAAGATCGAGATATCGACGACGAAGCCGACGAACACTCAGCGCGATCTTAGTCTGGCGTACTCCCCCGGCGTGGCGGCACCGTGCCGGGAGATCCGCGACAGTGCAGAGGATGCGTACAGATATACGGCCAAAGGAAATCTGGTCGGCGTGATCTCGAACGGTTCTGCCGTACTTGGACTGGGCGACATCGGTCCAGCGGCGTCGAAGCCCGTCATGGAGGGCAAAGGCGTGCTGTTCAAACGGTTTGCCGATATCGACGTGTTCGATATCGAGCTTGATCATTCGGATCCCGAGAGTTTTGTCGAGTCGGTCGCCGCAATGGAGCCGACGTTCGGCGGTATCAACCTCGAAGATATCGCTGCGCCGGACTGTTTCGAGATCGAACAGCAGTTGAGCGAGCAGATGGACGTCCCCGTGTTCCACGACGACCAGCACGGGACGGCGATCATCAGCGGTGCAGCCCTGTTAAACGCCTGCAGAGTCGCAGACAAAGACGTTAGTGATCTGAAGGTCGTCTTTTCGGGAGCCGGTGCGAGCGCGATTTCCACCGCCCGGTTTTACGTTTCGCTGGGAGTCAAACGCGAGAACATTCTGATGTGTGACTCCTCGGGAATCATCACCGGGGGCCGGGTAGAGGATGGCGAGATCAACGAGTACAAACAGGAGTTCGCCCGCGACGTGCCCGATGGGAATCTCGCCGACGCGCTGGAGGGGGCCGACGTGTTCGTCGGGCTGTCGGTCGGCGGGATCGTCAGCCAGGAGATGTTGCGCTCGATGGCCGCCGATCCGATCGTCTTCGCGATGGCGAACCCCGATCCGGAGATCAGCTACGAGGACGCCAAGGCGGCCCGCGACGACTCGGTCATCATGGCGACCGGCCGCTCTGACTACCCCAACCAGGTCAACAACGTGCTCGGCTTCCCGTTCCTGTTCCGCGGCGCGCTCGACGTCCGTGCCAGCGAGATCAACGAGGAGATGAAAGTCGCGGCCTCCGAAGCGCTGGCCGAGCTTGCGCGCCAGGACGTCCCGGACGCCGTGGTGAAAGCGTACGGCGACGAACCGATCCAGTTCGGCCCCGACTACATCATTCCGAAGCCGCTCGACCCGCGGGTGCTGTTCGAGGTCGCCCCCGCCGTTGCGGAGGCTGCGATGGACAGCGGCGCGGCACGCACCGAGATCGATATCCCACAGTACGTCGAGCAACTGGAGGCCCGCCTCGGCAAGTCCCGGGAGATGATGCGGGTCGTCCTCAACAAGGCAAAGAGCAACCCACAGCGTGTTGCGCTGGCGGAGGGCGGCGACGAGAAGATCATCCGTGCGGCCTATCAGTTACAGGAACAACAGATCGCCGAGCCGGTGTTGATCGGCAACCGCGATCAGATCGAGCGCACGGCGCTCGATCTCGGTCTGGAGTTCGACCCCGAGATCGTCGATCCCGAAAAAGACGACTACGAGGAGTACGTCGACCGGCTCTACGAACTCCGCCAGCGCAAAGGCGTCACCAGAAGCGAGGCCGAAGATATGATCCGGGACAGCAACTACTTCGCGTCGGTGATGGTCGAGTCCGGCGACGCGGACGCAATGCTGTCGGGGCTGACCCACCACTACCCCTCCGCGCTCCGTCCGCCGCTACAGATCGTCGGCACCGCAGAGGATGCGGAGTACGCTGCGGGCGTCTACATGCTGACGTTCAAGAACCGGGTCATCTTCATCGCCGACGCGACGGTCAACCAGAATCCCGACGAGGACGTGCTGGCCGAGGTGACCGAACACACCGCCGAACTCGCCCGGAGCTTCAACATCGAACCGCGTGCGGCACTGCTCTCGTACTCGAACTTCGGGAGCGTCGACAACGAGGGGACGAGCAAGCCCCGCGAAGCCGCACAACGGCTCCAGGAGGACCCAGCTATCGACTTCCCGGTCGATGGCGAGATGCAGGCCGATACCGCCGTCGTCGAGGAGATGCTTCACGGCACCTACGAGTTCTCCGACCTTGACGAACCGGCCAACGTGCTCGTCTTCCCGAACCTCGAAGCGGGCAACATCAGCTACAAACTGCTCCAGCGGCTCGGCGGTGCGGAAGCCATCGGCCCGATGCTCGTCGGTATGGACAAGCCAGTCCACGTCCTGCAGCGCGACGACGAGGTCAAGGATATCGTGAATCTGGCCGGGGTTGCGGTCGTGGACGCACAGAACGAGTGA
- a CDS encoding COX15/CtaA family protein: MTDSETAGPDEDGLFSFPRLLTVAAGLTFSLILIGIYTAVAGAGLTCEGRWPLCDGWLGLFPANWPSFIEWFHRLVAMPTGFLLLGLAVSAWRGGRSKRVRYALTAAVAILPSQIVLGGLTVLEYEVLYLTAHFVTAILIFALVIAATAWSLESRFDRPPRLAALAVAGLVPPFAVATPFVISVGSMRLHMAYYGVGLVAFSALIALALWSWDGAELGGTERRIAAAAGAGTVVLGLTMLQLRLPASPTEMAQVSGSAALVAVLSLLAVWWTLSSGDVTTADRPL, from the coding sequence ATGACGGATTCGGAGACAGCAGGCCCTGATGAGGACGGGCTGTTCTCGTTCCCTCGCTTGCTCACGGTCGCCGCCGGACTCACCTTCTCGCTGATCCTGATCGGCATCTACACCGCCGTTGCCGGTGCCGGTCTGACCTGCGAGGGGCGCTGGCCGCTGTGTGATGGCTGGCTGGGGCTGTTCCCGGCGAACTGGCCGAGCTTTATCGAGTGGTTCCACCGACTTGTGGCGATGCCGACCGGCTTCCTCCTGCTTGGGCTGGCCGTCTCGGCATGGCGTGGGGGACGGTCCAAACGGGTTCGCTACGCGCTGACTGCGGCGGTCGCTATCCTCCCCTCACAGATCGTTCTCGGCGGCCTGACCGTCCTCGAGTACGAGGTGCTGTATCTCACCGCCCACTTCGTGACGGCGATACTCATCTTTGCGCTGGTCATCGCAGCGACCGCGTGGTCCCTCGAATCGCGGTTCGACCGTCCGCCCCGGCTCGCAGCGCTCGCAGTAGCTGGGCTCGTTCCCCCCTTCGCCGTCGCGACGCCGTTCGTGATCAGCGTCGGCTCGATGCGTCTCCACATGGCTTACTACGGGGTGGGGCTTGTCGCGTTCAGCGCGCTGATCGCGCTGGCGCTCTGGAGCTGGGACGGTGCCGAGTTAGGCGGGACCGAACGACGCATTGCCGCCGCTGCTGGCGCGGGGACAGTCGTTCTCGGCCTGACGATGCTTCAGCTCCGGCTCCCGGCAAGTCCGACGGAGATGGCGCAGGTTTCGGGAAGCGCTGCACTCGTCGCCGTGTTGTCACTGCTTGCGGTCTGGTGGACGCTCAGTTCGGGTGACGTGACGACGGCCGATCGCCCGCTGTAG
- a CDS encoding M24 family metallopeptidase — protein MREDRLNAYLESNDVDSVWFARPNSFAWLTGGNNVVDRAGDIGVAAAGYDGEDLVVVTNDIEAERLRDEELAEEVDVVEFEWHATSLAEAVAAEADGPGAADFEVPGFSSVDARELRQPLTESDIDAYRSLGRETAAAIESVARELQPGDTEREAAAALRVALSARGIEAPVALVGGSERAQKYRHYTPQPVELGEYALLSVTAEKAGLHASCTRTVAFDPPEWLDERHDAATTVEATALAATQAAGQPAEEGTAGDVFAAIQDAYAAVGHEGEWREHHQGGAAGFAGREWIATPGHDAPVHTPMAYAWNPTVQGAKSEDTVLVTDDGFEVLTETGRWPTTEVDAHGYDVTVDRPTILDSNEE, from the coding sequence ATGCGAGAGGACCGTCTGAACGCGTATCTCGAATCGAACGACGTAGACTCCGTCTGGTTTGCCCGCCCGAACTCGTTCGCGTGGCTTACCGGTGGGAACAACGTCGTCGACAGGGCAGGCGATATCGGCGTCGCCGCCGCAGGCTACGATGGTGAGGATCTCGTCGTAGTCACGAACGATATCGAAGCGGAGCGGCTTCGCGACGAGGAACTGGCCGAGGAGGTCGATGTCGTCGAGTTCGAGTGGCACGCCACCTCGCTCGCGGAGGCGGTCGCGGCGGAAGCCGACGGCCCCGGGGCAGCCGACTTCGAGGTCCCCGGCTTCTCGTCGGTCGATGCCCGCGAACTCCGACAGCCGCTAACCGAGAGCGATATCGACGCGTACCGCAGTCTCGGTCGGGAAACGGCAGCAGCGATCGAGTCAGTGGCTCGCGAACTTCAGCCGGGCGACACCGAGCGGGAAGCGGCAGCGGCCCTGCGGGTCGCCCTGTCGGCCCGCGGGATCGAGGCACCTGTCGCGCTCGTCGGCGGTAGCGAGCGCGCCCAGAAGTATCGTCACTACACGCCACAGCCGGTCGAACTGGGCGAATATGCGCTGCTGTCGGTGACCGCAGAGAAAGCGGGGCTTCACGCCTCGTGTACTCGGACAGTCGCGTTCGATCCCCCGGAGTGGCTCGACGAGCGCCATGACGCCGCCACGACGGTCGAAGCAACTGCGCTCGCGGCAACCCAAGCCGCCGGGCAGCCTGCTGAGGAGGGGACCGCAGGCGACGTCTTCGCGGCGATACAGGACGCGTATGCCGCCGTCGGCCACGAGGGCGAGTGGCGCGAACACCATCAGGGCGGGGCCGCTGGCTTCGCCGGACGCGAGTGGATCGCGACGCCCGGCCACGACGCGCCGGTACACACGCCGATGGCGTATGCCTGGAACCCGACCGTGCAGGGTGCAAAGAGCGAGGATACCGTACTCGTCACCGACGACGGCTTCGAGGTGCTGACAGAAACCGGCCGGTGGCCGACGACCGAGGTCGACGCACACGGCTATGACGTGACCGTCGACCGCCCGACGATTCTGGACAGTAACGAAGAATAA